One Glycine soja cultivar W05 chromosome 7, ASM419377v2, whole genome shotgun sequence genomic window, TGGGATTGGCTTACTTCCTGCGGAATGATCCTCATacgataatttatttttacaatataattttatatctgAGATATCAAACATACTAATATCATGATTGTGCACTTCACTTTCATTTCCTCCCTGAAGTGTAgaatcaacataaaaaaaattatgctcatTAAATGTCACATCCATATagatataaaaatttctttgatggTGGATGGTAAGCACGATAACCTTTTTGAGTTGATCCATACCCAACAAAAACACATTTGATAGCTCATTCTTCAAGCTTTGTACGTTGATGTGGGTGTAAGTGAACAAATATaacacatccaaaaacatgaGGTGGTAAATAAAGCATGGAAGGAAGGATACAATGATCAGACAGCACATCTAGAGGCCTTCTAAAGTTAAGCACACTAGAAGAGGTTCGATTAATCAAATAAACTGCAAATCTCATAGCCTCACCTCATAAATGAGATGAGACATTACCATCTATCAAAAGTGATCTTGTCACCTCTAATATatgtctatttttcctctcagtCACTCCATTTTGTTGTAGTGAATAAGGACATGTGGTTTGATGCAAGATTCCATTAGAGTTCATTAAGTCTATTAATTTAGTCTTAAAATATTTCCCTCCACTGTCTGATCTAATGACCTTAatatatgtgttaaattgttTAGCTATCATCTGATGAAAGGAACGAAACACATCACACACATCACTTTTATGTTTAAGCAAATACACCCAGGTTACCCGAGTACAATCATCAACAAAAATGATAAACCATTTTTTCCCATTATGCGTAGATTGTGGGGTAGGGCCCCAAACATCTGTGTGAATTAATgacaaaagaaaatcattttttttattgcttaaaGGAAACACAACATGATGACTTTTTGCCTTTACACAAGTTTCACAAAGAAAATCAGAAATATTGCATTTATGAAATAgcgatggaaacaatttttttagataaccaAAAGAGGGATGTCCCAATCGTTTATGCCATAGCcatatttcctttttgtttttagcTTGTATGTGTTCATTCGCAAGACAAGCCAATGCTCCTTTATGGGTTTGTTGTGAGACATTTTCTGGATAATACAGTCCTTCACTCCCTCTACCACTGCCAATCTTCTCCTTGGAATGGATGATCTGAAAAAGACAATGGGTTGGATAAAATGAGGCAACACAAGAATGTGATTTGGTTAATTTGCTAACAAAGAGAAGATTACAGTTTAATGTAAGAACAAATAAAACATCAGGAATCAATAAGGAGGGTGAGAGGCATATTTTACCTACACCTTCATTAGGTAATGAGACCCCATTGgcattaataataaaagttttagAACAATTAGGAGAAAAACTAGTAAATTTGTGAGGATCACAAGTCATATCATCAGTAGCACCTAAATCAATTATCCACTCACTACCCCTAGTAACAACAGAAAGATTAAAAGCATAGTTGGATATACCTGACTTGGTCACAAATCCAACAGCAGTAGAAATATGGCTCTTGGAAGTAGCGTCTACCTTGGTACTTGGAGTAGTTTTGCCTTTTGGATGCCAATCCGGATAACCATGGAGTTTAAAACATGTCTCCACGACATGATTATCCCTATTGCAATGGGTACACTTGCAGATTCCTTTCTTAGAATACTTCTTAACAGCAAAAGCAGTTCCCATAGTAGACTCACTATCAAGCATAACTTCTTGGCGGTTTGCCTCGACACATACAGTTGCATAAACTGATTGATTTTTATCAAAAAGAGCCATCAGAAATAttcaaagaaataaagaagCACCGATTTCTATATTAAAGAGGATGTCAGTGTTCGACTCTGATATCATATAGAAAGGTTTAAAAAATAAGTCTAATGTATTTTATTCATAgaataatgttatatatatataaggatttTATAATTCCTCATCTATTAAAGGAATAACAGCTACACAAATTACCTAAACTGTAATACAGCTAACATAATATTTGATTACAtatcttaacattttttttgtatatatatatataggacaGGGTGTCAAAATCTTGGTTCGGGAAAGCTTCCTCCAaacaaaaataccaaacacTCAATTATTTGCTAAGCTACATATTGGTGCAACCAGATCAAGTTTTACCTGATGTAAAGTGAAAGTGAAATAATGTGTGGCTTGTATTCTCAGTTCTCACCTTATTCAACAATGGCAGAATTAAAGGtatttcaaatagtttttttcgTAAAGGTAGTTCAAATTGATGGCACAACTATAACATTGAAATTGTTCATTCACTGGCATCGGGACGAACAATTTGATTTGTCAAATCGCACCatctaaatttttattgttttaagatATAGAGTTATCTCATATTCCTTTTATCCTAaagatacatttttattttgcatGAGATGCAATACCTAGGCAAATTTTCACGGTGGCTTTGGCAAGTTTAATTTGAGACAGACATTTTACAAACTCTCGCAATCAGATTAGTTTGCCACATACCGCTTTGCATGTATGAAACACAACCAtcactaatatatataatttgaagagAAATTACATTTTGGAGCAACCAACCAACCAATTATCTACTTTACATTGATTTCACTAATTATTATCTCCTACCAATCATCCTTGCTATGATACTATCCCtagtaataaaaacaaaattccgCCAGAACACTGCACCAAAATCTTTGCTTAAGCGCTTTTTATGCCCGAGCTAAGGCACTTCCACTCACTCATTTATCAACACCATTAATTCACCAAAAAGCAATTAGATGAATGCACATGCCGCAGCATTTGACTATAATTGCATCCCAGGGCTGTCCACATAAAATGCAGTAGTCAAATGGCAAACTCTGAATGCAGGTTTAGTCCCATAATCATCCCTGCAATTGTAGGATTTCACTGGCCTTGCATCAAATCCAATGGACCTTGTAGTGAAAAAAGCTGATGATGCCCTGTTAGTTGCAACCTCGTCCGTTATTCTTTTGTAAGAACTAAACCACTTAGCTTGCATGTACCCAATTCTTCTCCACGGAGGTATATACATATTCATGCTTTTCATAGAACCCTTAATAGCAGTGCACATTAGCCTCACAACCTGCTTGAGTTCTTCCATTTTACCAACAAATATTAGAGGGAAAACATCAAGTAACGCGGCATATTGGTCTGTGGAACGAGCTATTTCGAATTCTGTGACAAGGGAAATTTCAACAATGTAGCGATTTCCTGCAAAATTTACGTCGATGTACTCATAGTCACCAGCTGGGaatcttgtatttttttcccACTTGCATTTGCAGAGccctatgtaaaaaaaaaaaatcaataactaGGAAATGTTAGTAATTTGGCATACAAAAGCTTTAACGAAACCATAGAATTAGTGGTTTGGCATATGAAACagacaaaatgaaaaattgaatatgATAATTGGTACGAGTAATTAAGATATATTGTATAGTACTGACCAGCATCAAAACCTCTGTACCGTAGGAGAGACATCAACTGTTGTTTGAATTGGGGTGATGAGTTATCCTTTTCGGCAACAAGCCCCCATGCAAGTTGAACTTCTCTTCTAATCTTTTCTTTGGCATCCCCGTCGTCATCATCAAATATTCCCTCCAAAATCTCCCTCTTCTCAGAATCAAAATTCTCAACCCCATCATCCGAACGAACACCAACCGCATCTTCTCCCTCTCCCCCTCTCTCCATGAACGATTTCACCAGATCTGACAAATCAGCCGAGTCCTCCGGCGAGTGCTGCTCATTCTCGCTGCTATTGCAGAGCCTCACACGCGCCACGTCAGCGTCAAAGGCCGCCGCTACCCTCTCAAACCTGACCGGAGTCCTTCCCATTCTGTAAGAGGGTGAGGGTGGGGCTATGTGGtgtaaataaaaggaaaaggacgAATGGAGTAAGAATGACAAGAGGGAAACGACGCGCTATTTATACACGTGCCTACCAGTCTCAAATTGCAGCATGAATGTAGTCCAAATGACGACATTATTGGCTGAACCCAACGGCCAAAGCGTCCaagttcattttcatttttgccACATGGCGGCGTTTCATTCATTGGCTTCTATTCACCAAGTTACGTACAGCAATAAGCTTAAGCGCTGTCAATCTGTTCAACGTAACTACCTGTCATTCTAATCTTATTCTCGCCgcataaaaatagtttatttccTCACATATATATTCCAAATTTGTTTGCTAAAAtgacttatttcattttttattttaatttcatactatttttaaaatttttactttaatcatttatcttttatatttgattcaaaataatcttCCAGTTCATTTAAAACTAAAcgttagaaatataaaaatatgagcgTCTAGACAatatcacaaaatatatattttttggtttgtcTCTTCTTCATCTTTCATGAATTAAATCAATATATTTCTTGACAATTATGACATGCATCATTTGTCCCCAACCTCCTTGTCTCAATCTTTCTAGTTCCCTCTACACATTTGTCtggttattaaaaaatttgtcgCCATCACCTTTAATCATGATTCCAAACTTTTTAATCTCAAATTTCTCAAATCTTCATCTTGATCTTCTTTGTGTTGATTTCTTCCATTGTTGCAAACATCACCATTATCACCTATGCATTGTGAGCATCCTCACCTCCACCACCTATGCGTTTTGAACATCATCACCTCCACAACATACAACAAGATGTTCATGTACAAAAccatcttttctctctttgatcTTCTTCACATTGTCTCAATTCCTAAAATAAACTCGTATCATAGAAgataattgaattaaatgaGTGAGAGTAAGAGAAGAAGTGTCCAGATTGATTGAGATTTGAGTTTCAAaattggaaaaaagaaaattagggTTTGAGGTTTTCAATTTctgaatttttcattttgtgatAGCTAAAAATTCGtatctaattattattaaagtgtTATTCTTAAACTAACAAAAGGAGCCTTTTGAATAAGTTTAAAGAGATAAAAGACTAATATGccttttctaaaagataaataaccaaaatacaaaaaaagataaaaaatcaaataagttATTTGGTTAATTTGGTAAcgtattttcatttattttagaaCAATTTTATTGGCAAAATtacttgtattttaaaaaattagagctATGTCccattaaaatacttttttataaaaagaaaaaatagatatatgttAATAAATCTTACGAATATTTGCTACTGTGCAGTCATTTTTATAACTAGATCACGAACCCCTTTGATGTATGGTGAATTGTGAGGAGTGTAAATTTATTgtacaaaatatgaaaatatgttacttcttttattatatatatggaaaatgaatatgtaaataattatttaataattaaactttagaataaatatatacataaattgtattacaattaatattagtaataaaaaatattttttgctggaataaaaaaatacttttgaacaTACCACTTATtggatttatgaaaaataacttataatgtgatgtaaaattattttagttattgcgaatttttttccaaaaaatatattaaaatttaaattaaaaataaagatgaaaatgatatattgaatgagataaaaaaaattaagtatacaaatagaaataaaagaagagtgGTCTGAGATGATTGATAAAGGACTTTTTTAGGCTGGTTGTTAGATCAAATTACATttgaaactaaattttaaaaaattgaaacaataaaaagattaaaaaataaaattacactcTCAATATTTAGTACTATAATAAAACATGTGGCTCAATAATGATAACAGAATAActcctaaatatgtttttatttaaaaatgagaattgaaatttatatataatgtaaaagtatatatatatatatatatatatatatatatatatatatatatatatatatatatataagttttatttttattttatgtttggtaTTAACATAtgagattaattttaaattgataaagatagacgataagaaaatcaattatacatataaaaataaaatagggtAATATAAGATAATTGAAAGAGGTATTTTTTGACTAGTTGTGGAAGTGTGTTAAAAAAGTgttgataatttctaattaagagACAGAAAAAAGTGATAACTTCACTCTACAAATTAGAGATTCTAATATATAGTATAAGAGTATACGTGAGATATAAGTATCttgtaaggaaaaaaaaagttatagaaaACATAATATACACCGAGagtgtaaagtttttttttt contains:
- the LOC114420213 gene encoding uncharacterized protein LOC114420213, which produces MGRTPVRFERVAAAFDADVARVRLCNSSENEQHSPEDSADLSDLVKSFMERGGEGEDAVGVRSDDGVENFDSEKREILEGIFDDDDGDAKEKIRREVQLAWGLVAEKDNSSPQFKQQLMSLLRYRGFDAGLCKCKWEKNTRFPAGDYEYIDVNFAGNRYIVEISLVTEFEIARSTDQYAALLDVFPLIFVGKMEELKQVVRLMCTAIKGSMKSMNMYIPPWRRIGYMQAKWFSSYKRITDEVATNRASSAFFTTRSIGFDARPVKSYNCRDDYGTKPAFRVCHLTTAFYVDSPGMQL